Proteins found in one Microbacterium sp. LWS13-1.2 genomic segment:
- a CDS encoding SEC-C metal-binding domain-containing protein codes for MTMSPTQSRSEPDQPAPAEAGAAFGNSPPVQVREPVMTGPRGLEILGSDRGKQLVMGRCPLCGEYRQFVLGHVAPKWAALWSTAEGPLVGRYASLGVRTKVQDYTKHYTFCRDCDQLLGDAERYLAALVKGTARDLASVGVRLFPRPGGEAVIAGLNVTLMFRALCGIALKVHLSKAQMYARHTLQPTEVAKVVAALRTDVFPLDTFSAVGYKLVNRLLRGANPRASLILEIRHSLGGSEVHIHMAGWRFVLFCGATAVWMPDQGLYERQFIGQTTYWTTNVLEWVDEPGSSRPGSPLTVSERRIRATDLCPCGLGLEFASCCSGRWLPADDKWMQRPYRSVTWDAD; via the coding sequence ATGACCATGTCGCCGACGCAAAGCCGCTCTGAGCCAGACCAGCCGGCGCCAGCAGAGGCCGGTGCCGCCTTCGGCAACTCACCGCCCGTTCAGGTTCGTGAGCCCGTGATGACCGGCCCGCGCGGCTTGGAGATCCTCGGCAGCGACAGGGGGAAGCAACTCGTCATGGGTCGCTGCCCGCTATGCGGCGAGTACCGCCAGTTTGTTCTCGGGCATGTCGCTCCGAAATGGGCAGCGTTGTGGAGCACCGCTGAGGGCCCCCTTGTAGGCCGCTATGCCTCGTTGGGCGTCCGCACCAAGGTGCAGGATTACACGAAGCACTACACGTTCTGCAGGGACTGCGACCAGTTGCTCGGCGATGCCGAACGGTACCTCGCCGCGCTCGTCAAAGGGACTGCGCGCGACCTCGCGTCGGTGGGAGTCAGGCTCTTTCCTCGTCCGGGCGGCGAAGCCGTTATCGCCGGCCTCAACGTCACCCTGATGTTTCGCGCCCTCTGCGGCATCGCGCTGAAGGTCCACCTCTCGAAGGCGCAAATGTATGCCCGGCACACGCTGCAGCCCACCGAGGTCGCCAAAGTGGTCGCTGCGCTTCGAACTGACGTGTTCCCCCTCGATACGTTCTCGGCGGTCGGGTACAAACTGGTGAACCGTCTCCTACGTGGAGCGAATCCGCGCGCATCGCTCATTCTGGAAATCCGCCACTCCCTTGGGGGAAGCGAAGTTCACATCCACATGGCCGGCTGGCGCTTCGTGCTGTTCTGTGGTGCCACCGCGGTGTGGATGCCTGACCAAGGCCTTTACGAGCGTCAGTTCATCGGCCAGACAACGTATTGGACGACCAATGTGCTGGAGTGGGTCGACGAGCCGGGAAGCTCGCGACCGGGATCCCCGCTCACTGTCAGCGAACGGCGCATCCGCGCGACGGATCTGTGCCCGTGTGGGTTGGGTCTCGAGTTCGCGTCGTGCTGCTCCGGCAGATGGCTTCCGGCCGACGATAAATGGATGCAGCGTCCGTACCGATCTGTGACGTGGGACGCAGACTGA
- a CDS encoding PKD domain-containing protein, which yields MLIRILAAEGDPSPSSTPGDPATGAVDVALSNYYLAIGLLLGAIVVIVLALVFAWLYHRDALRTIEKLATTPGAPPVAIDSGAAVERGIHVGPAIIGSNVAHKDTAVMFTVEDLADGATVSWDVQGATIEEIDGGRTILATFAEDGTYKVRATVTDAGGTETELEPKQVTIQPPVAASAPAPALVIPFVVKNWGRLVIVLFGVGVISALMATKILDAAAGVGILGTLLGAGAVSATTGGTADTPAQRPADTAGTPAGGDRR from the coding sequence ATGTTGATCCGCATCCTCGCCGCCGAAGGCGACCCGTCACCGAGTTCCACGCCGGGCGACCCCGCCACGGGCGCGGTGGACGTGGCGCTGTCGAACTACTACCTCGCCATCGGCCTGCTGCTCGGCGCCATCGTCGTGATCGTCCTCGCGCTGGTCTTCGCCTGGCTCTACCACCGCGACGCGCTCCGAACCATCGAGAAGCTCGCCACCACCCCGGGCGCTCCGCCAGTCGCCATTGACTCGGGCGCTGCGGTGGAGAGAGGCATCCATGTCGGGCCCGCCATCATCGGCAGCAATGTGGCCCACAAGGACACGGCGGTGATGTTCACGGTCGAGGACCTCGCCGACGGCGCCACCGTCTCATGGGACGTGCAAGGGGCGACCATCGAAGAGATCGACGGCGGCCGGACCATCCTCGCCACGTTCGCCGAGGACGGTACGTACAAGGTCCGTGCGACGGTGACCGACGCTGGCGGGACGGAAACCGAACTCGAGCCCAAGCAAGTGACAATCCAGCCGCCCGTCGCGGCGTCGGCGCCCGCGCCGGCGCTCGTGATCCCCTTCGTCGTGAAGAACTGGGGCCGGCTGGTCATCGTGCTCTTCGGCGTCGGAGTGATCTCGGCCCTCATGGCCACCAAGATCCTCGACGCAGCCGCGGGCGTCGGCATCCTGGGAACCCTGCTGGGTGCCGGCGCCGTCTCCGCGACAACCGGCGGAACCGCTGACACTCCCGCGCAACGCCCCGCCGACACGGCCGGCACGCCGGCCGGGGGCGACCGAAGGTGA
- a CDS encoding aquaporin, translated as MTQDSQAATRGRFERWFEIEVVQPMNDFQDRRQEWRRLVSEFVGTFFLVLVAAGAGMMGQAFPDTIDRGAAVVAPGLMVLAIILFMGKVSGAHLNPAVTLAFSLRGDFPWSRVPGYILVQLAGAAVASWFLSAVIGVSSSYGSNYPADGYSDWSALTMEVVLTFGLVSVILGTASGAQNIGIIGAVGVGAYIALAGLWGSPISGASMNPARTFGPDLASLDFTGYWIYVAGPIIGAVIAVGMAFVLRGYGGGRAGSGAAQGALRTQVANPDKA; from the coding sequence ATGACGCAAGATTCGCAGGCAGCAACCCGGGGCCGTTTCGAGCGGTGGTTCGAGATCGAGGTCGTTCAACCGATGAACGACTTCCAGGACCGCAGGCAGGAATGGCGGCGCCTCGTCTCTGAGTTCGTCGGCACTTTCTTTCTCGTGCTGGTCGCCGCCGGCGCCGGCATGATGGGGCAGGCGTTCCCCGACACCATCGACCGAGGCGCGGCGGTCGTCGCTCCAGGACTGATGGTGCTGGCGATCATCCTGTTCATGGGCAAGGTCTCCGGCGCGCATCTCAACCCGGCCGTCACGCTGGCGTTCTCGTTGCGTGGAGACTTCCCGTGGAGTCGGGTGCCCGGCTACATCCTGGTGCAGCTGGCGGGCGCGGCCGTCGCGTCGTGGTTCCTCTCCGCCGTCATCGGAGTGTCGTCCTCGTACGGCTCCAACTACCCTGCCGACGGCTACTCGGACTGGTCCGCCCTCACGATGGAAGTGGTCCTGACGTTCGGACTCGTCAGCGTCATCCTCGGCACCGCGTCGGGGGCGCAGAACATCGGCATCATCGGCGCTGTGGGAGTCGGCGCGTACATCGCCCTCGCGGGCCTGTGGGGCAGCCCGATCTCGGGCGCGTCGATGAACCCCGCGCGCACGTTCGGGCCCGACCTCGCGTCCTTGGACTTCACCGGCTACTGGATCTACGTCGCCGGTCCCATCATCGGCGCCGTCATCGCGGTCGGCATGGCGTTCGTGCTGCGGGGCTACGGCGGTGGACGTGCAGGATCGGGAGCCGCGCAGGGCGCCCTCCGCACCCAGGTCGCCAACCCCGACAAGGCCTGA
- a CDS encoding response regulator transcription factor: protein MIRVLIADDQAIIAEALAALLRTERDLEVVALANSAPEAVRRAAEVDPDVVLMDVQMPGAADCKDGIDATAAIVAADPAAKVIVLTTFGRPGYLRRAMEAGAVGFMVKDASADRLVDAIRRVSAGLRVVDPTLAAASLSIGASPLTERETEVLAAAAGGGSSAAIAAATFLSEGTVRNHLSAAIGKLGAGSRAEAVRIATDNGWL from the coding sequence ATGATCAGGGTGCTCATCGCCGACGACCAGGCGATCATCGCCGAGGCCCTCGCCGCGCTGCTGCGCACCGAGCGCGACCTGGAGGTCGTCGCTCTGGCCAACAGCGCGCCCGAAGCGGTACGCCGAGCCGCCGAAGTCGATCCCGACGTCGTACTCATGGACGTGCAGATGCCCGGTGCAGCCGACTGCAAGGACGGCATCGACGCCACCGCGGCGATCGTGGCCGCCGACCCCGCGGCGAAGGTCATCGTCTTGACGACCTTCGGCAGGCCCGGGTATCTGCGGCGCGCCATGGAGGCCGGCGCCGTCGGCTTCATGGTGAAGGACGCCTCGGCCGACCGGCTGGTGGATGCCATCCGGCGGGTCTCCGCGGGACTGCGAGTGGTCGATCCGACGCTGGCCGCTGCCAGCCTAAGCATCGGAGCTTCCCCGCTCACCGAGAGGGAGACTGAGGTCCTCGCAGCCGCCGCCGGGGGCGGGTCATCGGCCGCGATCGCGGCGGCGACGTTCCTCAGTGAGGGCACCGTGCGCAACCACCTGTCGGCGGCCATCGGCAAGCTCGGTGCGGGCTCGCGGGCAGAAGCCGTCCGGATCGCGACCGACAACGGCTGGCTGTGA
- a CDS encoding sensor histidine kinase: protein MARSVLNGLFQPAPFGPGDDPDAAPWALPGGPTDLPYRWHRVRPNLFLTYLAGIVFLVFAIPTISDGVDPVGLVLRTSYLVVFAVAYVGAAWTADAPLWLRWSYVAGFTGFVVIGALLWGWEFASFGAYPAILMASLIPWHQARFALIGWALALSLAGLLGQLWMPVLIAALSIGVGLGIAGWMESSRVRRMLERSQARVELLTVAAERARISRDLHDILGHSLTAITIKSSLAARLADTEPAAAKEEMAAVEAIARQALSDVRATVSGMAEIRLATEIASARSVLLAAGIEARTPVALPTLSDAVSELFGFVVRESVTNVVRHAEATWCIIDVDEHSVEVRDDGVGPGKGRSGHGLTGLAERVAAAGGVFEIAAVPGGGTSVRADFAPTPQPNRRVP from the coding sequence ATGGCTCGATCGGTCCTCAACGGCCTGTTCCAGCCCGCGCCCTTCGGGCCGGGCGACGATCCCGATGCCGCACCGTGGGCGCTCCCCGGCGGGCCGACCGACCTGCCGTATCGCTGGCATCGGGTGCGGCCGAACCTGTTCCTGACCTACCTGGCCGGCATCGTCTTCCTGGTCTTCGCGATCCCGACCATCTCCGACGGCGTGGATCCGGTCGGGCTCGTCCTGCGGACCAGCTATCTGGTCGTCTTCGCCGTGGCCTACGTCGGCGCGGCGTGGACGGCCGACGCCCCGCTCTGGCTCCGTTGGTCCTACGTCGCCGGCTTCACCGGCTTCGTAGTCATCGGGGCGCTGCTGTGGGGGTGGGAGTTCGCCAGCTTCGGGGCATACCCCGCTATCTTGATGGCCAGCCTCATCCCGTGGCACCAGGCCCGCTTCGCCCTGATCGGCTGGGCGCTCGCTCTCAGCCTGGCCGGGCTGCTCGGCCAGCTGTGGATGCCGGTCCTCATCGCCGCGCTCTCAATCGGCGTGGGGCTCGGGATCGCAGGCTGGATGGAGAGCAGCCGGGTCAGGCGCATGCTGGAGCGCAGCCAGGCCAGGGTGGAGCTGCTCACGGTGGCCGCCGAACGCGCCCGTATCAGCCGTGACCTGCACGACATCCTCGGCCACTCCCTCACCGCCATCACGATCAAGTCGTCGCTGGCGGCCCGCCTCGCCGACACGGAGCCCGCCGCGGCGAAGGAGGAGATGGCCGCCGTCGAGGCGATCGCCCGCCAGGCTCTCAGCGACGTCCGCGCCACCGTGTCGGGAATGGCCGAGATCCGGCTCGCCACCGAGATCGCCAGCGCGCGCTCGGTGCTGCTGGCGGCGGGCATCGAAGCCCGAACGCCGGTGGCGCTGCCGACGTTGTCCGATGCGGTCAGCGAGCTGTTCGGGTTCGTGGTCCGCGAGTCCGTCACCAACGTCGTCAGGCACGCGGAGGCCACGTGGTGCATCATCGACGTCGACGAGCACAGCGTCGAAGTGCGCGACGACGGGGTCGGGCCGGGTAAGGGCCGGTCAGGGCACGGGCTGACCGGACTCGCCGAACGCGTCGCCGCCGCCGGCGGCGTGTTCGAGATAGCGGCCGTCCCCGGCGGCGGTACGTCCGTACGCGCCGACTTCGCCCCAACGCCCCAGCCGAACCGGAGGGTGCCATGA
- a CDS encoding ABC transporter permease: protein MTTLTDQRPTPRSGGLPPALHYAVHSALLTAKNVSFVVFTVIMPVTLYLVFSAIYGGESDAGLASAMIMVSMAAYGSLGAAMSGGAQLALERRSGWFRQLMITSVPPRFFLWARAAVTMLLVLPALLLVFVAGALLGGVTATAGQCLASLGLIWIGLLPMTVLGMVVGVWVKAEAVQGVTTMLLLALSLLGGLWFPVDTMPPVMEAVAPALPTYWLGELGRFPFLPNAEFPWGAIWVLLAWSIVLTVLGALGYRRAAATSKR from the coding sequence ATGACCACTCTCACCGACCAGCGCCCGACGCCCCGATCGGGTGGGCTGCCACCGGCACTGCACTACGCGGTGCATAGTGCGCTGCTCACAGCGAAGAACGTCAGCTTCGTGGTTTTCACCGTCATCATGCCGGTCACGCTGTATCTCGTGTTCTCCGCCATCTACGGCGGCGAGTCCGACGCCGGGCTCGCCTCGGCGATGATCATGGTCTCGATGGCCGCATACGGCAGCCTCGGCGCCGCGATGAGCGGGGGCGCCCAGCTCGCGCTCGAGCGTCGGTCCGGCTGGTTCCGGCAGCTGATGATCACGAGCGTCCCGCCACGGTTCTTCCTGTGGGCGCGTGCGGCCGTGACCATGCTCCTCGTCCTTCCGGCGCTGCTGCTCGTCTTCGTGGCCGGCGCATTGCTCGGCGGGGTCACCGCCACCGCTGGCCAGTGTCTTGCTTCGCTGGGCCTGATCTGGATCGGTCTCCTGCCGATGACGGTGCTCGGCATGGTCGTCGGGGTGTGGGTCAAGGCGGAGGCGGTCCAGGGCGTGACGACCATGCTGCTCCTCGCCCTTTCGCTGCTCGGCGGCCTGTGGTTCCCGGTGGACACCATGCCGCCGGTCATGGAGGCGGTGGCGCCCGCCCTGCCCACCTACTGGCTGGGTGAGCTCGGCCGCTTCCCCTTCCTGCCGAACGCGGAGTTCCCCTGGGGAGCGATCTGGGTGCTGCTGGCATGGTCGATCGTCCTGACAGTCCTCGGTGCACTCGGCTATCGTCGAGCCGCGGCCACCAGCAAGCGCTGA
- a CDS encoding epoxide hydrolase family protein — MNNLTALTPFRIEIPQHDLDDLHDRLARTRWPVPTPGRGERDDFSRGIPLAYLKELADYWRDGFDWRAQEAKLNEYEQFTTVFEGQTFHVVHVRSANPGATPLMLNHGWPGSFVEYQRLIPLLTNAFHVVIPSPPGFGFSTPLSASGWELARTTDAYAEVMTRLGYERFAVHGTDIGSGIAGRLAALYPERIIGMHLGVDRAVLGLVGVKFPSPEGLSDDEAGQLEALKLESAAERGYLEMHNHRPDTIGPALTDSPVGLLAWIGEKFETRTPGGHRGPVVDRDQLLTNIGLYWFTRSGASSAQFYYEAEHSELAITMAAGVPSGWVVFDTHPLIRRAMDPWNAVGHWTDHADGGHFPAMEEPQLLADDIRGFLHGMS; from the coding sequence ATGAACAACCTCACCGCGCTCACACCGTTCCGTATCGAGATCCCGCAGCACGACCTCGACGACCTGCACGACCGACTCGCGCGCACGCGCTGGCCCGTCCCCACGCCGGGCCGCGGCGAACGCGACGACTTCAGCCGCGGCATCCCGTTGGCATATCTGAAGGAGCTCGCCGACTACTGGCGTGATGGATTCGACTGGAGAGCGCAGGAGGCGAAGCTCAACGAGTACGAACAGTTCACGACCGTCTTCGAGGGCCAGACGTTCCACGTCGTGCACGTGCGATCAGCGAACCCGGGGGCCACTCCGCTGATGCTCAACCACGGCTGGCCGGGCTCGTTCGTCGAATACCAGCGGCTCATCCCGCTGCTGACGAACGCGTTCCATGTGGTCATCCCGTCGCCGCCCGGATTCGGTTTCTCGACTCCGCTGTCGGCGAGCGGCTGGGAACTGGCACGGACGACGGATGCCTACGCCGAGGTCATGACACGGCTCGGCTACGAGAGGTTCGCGGTGCATGGCACCGATATCGGGTCCGGCATCGCCGGCCGCCTTGCGGCTCTCTACCCCGAGCGCATCATCGGCATGCACCTCGGCGTAGATCGTGCCGTGCTCGGGTTGGTCGGCGTCAAGTTCCCCTCCCCGGAAGGCCTGTCCGACGACGAGGCCGGCCAGCTCGAGGCGCTGAAACTGGAGAGCGCGGCTGAACGCGGCTACCTCGAGATGCACAACCACCGACCCGACACGATCGGCCCGGCGCTCACCGATTCGCCCGTCGGTCTCCTCGCTTGGATCGGCGAGAAGTTCGAGACCAGGACCCCCGGTGGCCACCGGGGACCCGTCGTCGATCGCGACCAACTCCTCACCAACATCGGCCTGTACTGGTTCACGCGCAGCGGCGCGTCGAGCGCGCAGTTCTACTACGAGGCCGAGCATTCCGAGCTCGCAATCACGATGGCCGCCGGAGTGCCGTCCGGATGGGTGGTCTTCGACACGCATCCGCTCATCCGCCGCGCTATGGACCCCTGGAACGCGGTCGGCCACTGGACCGACCACGCCGATGGCGGCCACTTCCCGGCGATGGAAGAGCCCCAACTGCTTGCAGACGACATCCGCGGCTTCCTCCACGGGATGTCGTGA
- a CDS encoding alpha/beta hydrolase → MPESTPTIVLVHGAWADSSSWNAVIPTLQSEGYTVFAPPNELRGLASDSAYVASFLAQRTSGPVVLVGHSYGGAVITNAGVAGDVRALVYVDAFIPDEGETVLGILEGSGSALAVADPTTVLDLAGYPGAPEGAADAWLKPDVVHASFAQDLPERDRWLIVATQRPASIVANVTPSGPAAWKSIPSWAVLGTEDKVIPIETKRRMTARAGSTVTEVEASHVSMISHPQATLDAIHAAVAAVR, encoded by the coding sequence ATGCCAGAGAGCACCCCGACCATCGTTCTCGTCCACGGCGCCTGGGCCGACTCCTCGAGTTGGAACGCCGTCATCCCCACGCTTCAGTCCGAGGGTTACACGGTATTCGCTCCACCCAACGAACTCCGCGGGCTCGCGAGCGACTCCGCCTACGTGGCCTCATTCCTCGCGCAGCGCACATCAGGTCCTGTCGTGCTCGTCGGTCACTCCTATGGTGGGGCCGTCATCACGAACGCAGGAGTAGCCGGCGATGTCCGCGCGCTGGTCTACGTCGACGCGTTCATCCCCGACGAGGGGGAGACGGTCCTGGGGATTCTGGAGGGATCCGGGTCGGCGCTCGCCGTGGCCGACCCGACGACGGTGCTCGACCTTGCGGGATACCCCGGCGCGCCCGAGGGCGCAGCGGATGCCTGGCTAAAGCCCGACGTTGTTCACGCCTCGTTCGCACAGGACCTGCCGGAGCGCGACCGGTGGCTCATCGTGGCGACCCAGCGTCCGGCATCCATCGTCGCCAATGTCACGCCCTCGGGCCCCGCGGCCTGGAAGTCGATCCCGAGCTGGGCGGTGCTCGGCACGGAAGACAAGGTCATCCCTATCGAGACGAAGCGCCGGATGACTGCGCGAGCGGGCTCCACCGTGACCGAGGTCGAGGCCTCGCACGTCTCGATGATCTCGCACCCCCAGGCCACGCTCGACGCGATTCACGCGGCGGTCGCCGCGGTGAGGTGA
- a CDS encoding alkaline phosphatase D family protein has protein sequence MDSPLVLGPMLRYVDETSASIWVETQADCLVSVHAEGRSWQARSFAVHGHHFALVEVDRLEPGSVSPYGIEIDGVSVWPDARSDYPASVIATRMPGQRSRIAYGSCRTSVSHDRSGNRTHGVDSMRAFALAVADGREVRPDLLLFLGDQVYADSTTKEMQEFIRGRRDIHDEPGKELKDFEEYAHLYRLAWSDDANRWLLSCVPSAMIFDDHDIRDDWNASLDWKRKMEATTWWHERIVAGLASYWVYQHLGNLSPRERATDEMWQQVSGSPDAGSSDLSAALDEFADRCDKDPNSYRWSYSRDFDGTRLIVLDSRAARDLTPSARGLLNGQELAWFDDHMQGGFRDVLIATSLPFLLPLGLHHVEAWDEAIAQGAWGRLAAWVGERLRRAFDLEHWAAFQNSFQAVAGIATELADGARGPSPRTVMFLSGDVHFSYLAEVERQTGSRIVQAVCSPVRNPLPRFLRWFSVLMSYGAATPLGAAAAYSAKVPDPPFRWKTVKGPWFDNNLALLQDAPDGLTATWHKGVVEDGDDLHPRLEEVASITVPTKRDSEVSS, from the coding sequence ATGGATTCCCCGCTCGTGTTGGGGCCGATGCTGCGCTACGTCGATGAGACGTCGGCCAGCATCTGGGTGGAGACGCAAGCCGACTGCCTGGTGAGCGTCCACGCCGAAGGCCGATCGTGGCAAGCCCGCAGCTTCGCCGTGCACGGCCACCATTTCGCCCTCGTCGAAGTCGACAGGCTCGAGCCCGGCAGCGTCTCGCCATACGGGATCGAGATCGACGGGGTTTCGGTGTGGCCGGACGCACGCTCCGACTATCCAGCATCGGTTATCGCGACACGCATGCCTGGGCAACGGTCGCGGATCGCCTACGGATCATGCCGTACCAGCGTCTCCCACGACCGGTCAGGCAATCGAACTCATGGCGTCGACTCAATGCGCGCTTTCGCACTCGCGGTGGCCGACGGCCGCGAGGTCCGACCGGATCTGCTGCTCTTCCTCGGCGATCAGGTGTACGCCGACTCGACTACGAAGGAGATGCAGGAATTCATCCGCGGCCGCCGCGACATTCATGACGAACCGGGCAAAGAGCTCAAAGACTTCGAAGAGTACGCCCACCTCTACCGATTGGCATGGTCGGATGACGCGAATCGGTGGCTGCTCTCCTGTGTGCCGAGCGCGATGATCTTCGATGACCACGACATCCGCGACGACTGGAACGCCTCGCTCGATTGGAAGAGGAAAATGGAAGCCACCACGTGGTGGCACGAACGCATCGTCGCCGGCCTGGCGTCGTACTGGGTGTACCAGCACCTCGGCAACTTGTCCCCCCGCGAACGTGCCACTGACGAGATGTGGCAGCAGGTCAGTGGGAGCCCCGACGCCGGCTCCTCCGACCTCAGTGCCGCGTTGGACGAGTTCGCCGACCGCTGCGACAAGGATCCCAACAGCTACCGCTGGAGCTACTCCCGAGACTTCGATGGAACGCGTCTGATCGTCCTGGATTCACGCGCCGCGAGAGATCTCACGCCGTCGGCTCGGGGGCTGCTGAACGGTCAGGAGCTCGCGTGGTTCGACGACCATATGCAGGGCGGATTCCGCGACGTCCTGATCGCGACCTCGCTCCCGTTCCTCTTGCCGTTGGGCTTGCACCATGTCGAGGCGTGGGATGAGGCGATCGCACAGGGCGCATGGGGCCGACTGGCCGCGTGGGTCGGGGAACGACTGCGGCGGGCCTTCGACCTGGAACACTGGGCGGCGTTCCAGAACAGCTTTCAGGCGGTTGCCGGGATCGCGACGGAGCTGGCAGACGGCGCCCGCGGTCCGTCGCCGCGGACGGTGATGTTCCTGTCCGGTGATGTGCACTTCTCGTACCTGGCCGAGGTCGAGCGCCAGACAGGCAGCCGCATCGTGCAGGCGGTGTGCTCACCGGTGCGGAACCCCTTGCCCCGCTTCCTGCGTTGGTTCTCCGTGTTGATGTCGTACGGCGCAGCGACGCCGCTGGGTGCCGCAGCCGCGTATTCTGCGAAGGTTCCCGACCCGCCCTTCCGCTGGAAGACAGTGAAGGGTCCGTGGTTCGACAACAACCTCGCGCTGCTGCAGGACGCGCCCGATGGACTCACCGCGACCTGGCACAAGGGTGTGGTCGAGGACGGAGACGACTTGCATCCTCGTCTCGAAGAGGTGGCATCCATCACGGTGCCGACGAAGAGAGACTCCGAAGTGTCGTCCTGA
- a CDS encoding YafY family protein — MQVVEVVLRDLDTERCERGEVVHDFDDSKRCGRLASAISGMIEDMLETSARLLEVLSLLQLKRDWTSSELAARLEVSTRTVRSDIGKLRSLGYPVDARPGVAGGYRLAAGTAMPPLLLDDDEAVAVAVGLGAVATWRLGVEETSLTALAKLEQVMPSRLRRRVDAVREATSVIPGTEPRLDLSVLSAVASAIRGHERLRFGYTTHGGNERARHTEPQRLVSWGPVWYLFAWDLERNDWRVFRVDRIVPHPPTGVRFRPRMIAEEDLVQHVVRRIVQASWRYRARVLVHAPAATVVAALRIPVDVEVVDESTCRVELGSDDPDALALRMAQLGADIEVIEGDELKLAFERLAARFGRAAGSASSARTCLSARM, encoded by the coding sequence GTGCAGGTCGTCGAGGTCGTGCTGCGGGATCTCGATACGGAACGGTGTGAGCGCGGTGAGGTTGTTCATGACTTCGACGATTCCAAGCGATGCGGCAGGTTAGCTTCCGCAATCTCCGGAATGATCGAGGACATGCTGGAGACATCGGCTCGCCTGCTCGAAGTGCTGTCGCTGCTCCAGCTCAAGCGCGACTGGACGAGCTCGGAGCTCGCCGCCCGGCTCGAGGTGAGCACGCGAACGGTGCGTTCCGACATCGGAAAGCTGCGATCGCTCGGATATCCCGTGGATGCTCGTCCCGGCGTCGCCGGCGGGTATCGGCTGGCCGCCGGGACCGCGATGCCGCCGTTGCTGCTCGACGACGACGAGGCCGTCGCGGTCGCGGTGGGACTGGGTGCGGTTGCGACCTGGAGGCTCGGCGTCGAAGAGACATCGTTGACCGCGCTCGCCAAGCTCGAGCAGGTGATGCCCTCACGCCTGCGTCGACGCGTCGACGCAGTCCGGGAGGCGACCAGCGTCATCCCGGGAACGGAACCGCGACTCGACCTCTCGGTGCTGAGCGCGGTCGCCTCCGCCATCCGCGGGCACGAACGGCTCCGATTCGGCTACACCACGCACGGCGGCAACGAAAGGGCGCGCCACACCGAGCCGCAACGGCTCGTGAGCTGGGGACCGGTCTGGTATCTGTTCGCGTGGGACCTCGAGCGCAACGACTGGCGGGTGTTCCGGGTCGATCGCATCGTTCCGCACCCGCCGACGGGCGTGCGATTCCGTCCACGCATGATCGCGGAGGAGGATCTGGTCCAGCACGTCGTCAGGCGCATCGTCCAGGCCAGCTGGCGCTACCGCGCGCGGGTATTGGTCCACGCTCCGGCCGCCACGGTCGTCGCGGCGCTTCGCATCCCGGTCGACGTCGAGGTGGTCGACGAGTCCACGTGCCGGGTCGAGCTGGGTTCGGATGACCCCGACGCGCTCGCACTGCGGATGGCGCAACTCGGTGCCGACATCGAGGTGATCGAGGGCGACGAGCTGAAGCTGGCGTTCGAGCGCCTCGCAGCGAGGTTCGGTCGCGCAGCCGGCAGCGCCTCGTCAGCCAGAACCTGCCTATCGGCGCGTATGTGA